Genomic window (Shewanella psychropiezotolerans):
TCGTATTTACACGATGGGCACCATGTCGCCCATACGTTTAATAATGACACTTTACCTTTCAAGGTTTCATTTGTGATTATCTCGCTACTATCTTCCAAACGCTCTAACTGAAAAACCGGGATAGGTTTTCCTTCGAGAGCCGAATCTAATTGTTGTGGGTTGAGGAAGAGTCCCTTATAAAGGAACGCTCCCATACCCATCACTAAGATCAGTGGAATAAATAATACCAGCTTCTTCATACTTGCCCCAATTCAAGTTAGGCCGTAGCCAATTTCTCTTTTTCCGCGTCGAGCTTAGATGTTTGCGGTGCCTTCTTCGTACGATACCGCTTATCCGATGCAGCAAAGAAGCCACCTACCATCATAAAGATGCTTCCGAACCATAACCAACGAACAAATGGCTTATAGTTAATACGTACAGCAAACTCGGTACGACTAATTGGATCGCCCATGGTGACATATAAATCACGGAAGAGTCCCCAGTCGATACCAGCTTCTGTCATGTCCATAGTACGCACATTGTACTGGCGACGATCCGGCTTTAGCAAGGTGATAAATTCACCATCTTTAGACACTTCAATCTGTCCTTGTAAAGCCGTATAGTTTGGTCCAACAACATTCTTAGTTTCGATGTAATTAAAAGTGTAACCTGCCAGCTCTTGGCTAATACCAGGCCCCATGCGTACGCTCTTTTCGATCGAGTAGTTTGAAACAATAGTGCCGCCCACAACCGATACTGCTATGCCTAAGTGAGCAATGATCATACCCAGTTGGCTACGACCCAGTCGAGCCAAACTAAGAGAGCCATCTTTCGACTTAATCAGATCGTATCCCGCTCTAAGTGTCATGAGTGTAACCCAAGTAGCCGTACCGATTCCTAAAACGACCCAGATATTGAACTTACCATCCGCCAGGAATGGCGCCGCGACACCAACAGTAGTAGCAACGGCTGCAGGTACTAAGACTTTCGCTTTCATCGCGCCGGGCTTAGCTTTCTTCCAACGTATATTCGGACCTATGCCCATAAATACGAATAGCACTAGGATGATTGGTACGAACACGGCATTAAAATATGGAGGTCCTACCGAAATTTTACCCATATTCAAAGCATCTATGAGTAGCGGATAGAGGGTACCTAGTAGTACGGTGCCACATGCCACTGTAAGTAGAATATTACAGATAAGCAGCATAGTTTCTTTAGACCATAAATCGAAACGTGCCGGACTCTTCATTTGACTAGCTCTGAAAGCGAATAGTGTCAATGAGCCACCGACAGCCAATCCCAATAACAGCAGAATAAACATGCCTCGACTAGGATCTGCGGCAAAAGAGTGCACCGAAGTAAGCACTCCGGAACGAACAATGAAAGTACCTAACAAACTTAGCGAGAATGCGGTGATAGAGAGTAGTACAGTCCAGTTACGGAAAGCAGCGCGTTTCTCGGTCACGATAACCGAATGAAGCAGTGCAGTGCCGATTAGCCAAGGCATGAATGAAGCATTCTCGACTGGATCCCAGAACCACCAACCGCCCCAACCTAATTCATAATATGCCCACCAAGAACCGAGAGAAATACCACCAGTTAGGAATACCCAAGCAGCCAAAGTCCATGGTCGGCTCCAGCGTGCCCATGCTGAATCAAGACTACCGCCCATTAAGGCTGAAATAGCGAAGGCAAAACTCACAGAGAAGCCTACATAACCAAGATATAGCATGGGAGGGTGGAAAATCAGACCCACGTCTTGCAACATTGGGTTTAGATCACGGCCTTCCATAGGGATCGGGAATAAGCGCTCGAAAGGATTGGAAGTCAAGACCATGAATAATGCAAAACCGATCACGATGAAGGCCAGTACCGATAATACCCTGGCGGTAAACACCTCTTCTAGGCTTTTACTAAAATAGGCAACAGCCGCTGTCCAGCCGGAAAGTGCAAACACCCAGAAGAGTAAAGATCCTTCATGTCCACCCCATACTGCTGCTATCTTAAAGAAGATAGGCAACTGAGAGTTTGAGTGATGCGCTACATAAGCAACTGAAAAGTCATCAACCGCAAAGCTGTAGCCTAGTACAATAACGGATAGGAAGATAAAGAAGAACATACCGTAAGTTAGTGGCCAAGCATAGCGCACTAGGTATTGGTCTTTGCGTGCAACACCAATTAAAGGAACGCTAGCTAAAAGGAAGGCAAAAGCCAAACCGATTATCAGCGATAGGTGTCCTAATTCTGGGATCATGAGTTTTCCTCAGTACTTTAGATTATTTGTTAAGCTTACGCCCAATTCAATCACTCAACATACTTAAGCAAGTAATAATTTAGCTGCCTAAGGTTTAAAATTTGAGTCATTTTAGTATTTGCTGTTGTATCTGTCTGCTTCTTTCGTACAAATATGGGTGACCAGTCGCATTTATTGGCTAATCATCAAGTCTGTAACAGATGTAAAATGAACCTGATTCTATGATCAGACCCTTATGTGAAACTTAAGTTTCAGCCTCTTTTAAAAAATAGAATCGAACTGTGAACCAGTGCCCAACTATCACTATTTACCTGACTCATCTCCTTATATTACTGTTCAATGAATAATCTTTACGTATAATCCTATCCCTAGCCCAGCGGTTGATCCGCTTTTTATAACTAATGTGAAAAAGAAATAATGACCACTCTCTGGATTTTTATTGCGCTTTTTGTGTTAGTCAGCCTAGTGCTGATTTGGTTTCCTCATTTTCGTCAGCATAAGATGTTGCAGACGGAAGAAGCAGGTGTTCGTAAACAAACTAACCTTGAGCTGTTTAACAATCGTCTCATCATTCTAGAGAACGAACTAGAAGAAGAGCTTCTTGATCAACAGGAGTTCGACGTACTTAAGAAAGAGTTAGAGATAAGTCTGCTTCAGGATATGAAGCAAGGTGAAGATGAATCTCTGGTCAACAAAATTAAGCCAAAAGGTTTGATATGGCCTACCTTAATGTCTGTGGTCATTATAGGTCTTTCTGGTTATTTCTATGCCACACTTGGAGCCTACGCTAAATTAGATCAGCCAGCTCCAGCAAGTCCACATGCAGGAATGGATGCCGAGCAAATAATGCAGCAGCGTCTAGAGATGATGGAAGCTCAAGTGAAATCTGAGCCTGAAAATAGTCAGCTTCTCTTTAGTCTTGGCCACATATATATATCTGCGAGTCGTTATAACGATGCTATAGCAACCTTTGATCAAGCTATGGAGCTCGTTGGTACACATGCCGAGTTATTGGGTCCAAAAGCAACCGCCATGTATTACAGGGCGAATCAACAGATGACACCTGCCATCCAGGCTATTATCGATCAATCTTTAGCGCTCGACCCAGAAGATCCTTCGACTCTGTTGCTTAAAGGTATGGACGCTTTCTTTACGGCTCATTATCAAATTGCCATCGATGCTTGGCAAGTCATACTCGATAGCGAAAGAAAAGATGTCGATCGAAGTGCAATCATCAATGCTATCGATAGTGCCAGGATGAGAATTCAGGCCGAGACAAGTGAGATACCTGATGACGCAGCACACGCAAGTGTAAAAGCTACGACTAAAAGCGTTAACGTTGAAGTTTCTGTATCTGATGAGCTAGCGGCCCAAGTGGCTAGTTCAGATATGCTGTTCATCTTTGCCCGTAGTACTGAAGGCCCGAAAGTCCCTCTAGCGGCGATTAAGGTCTCGGCTAAATCACTACCAACCACTATCACCTTAGATGATAGTACTTCTATGGGTGGCGATGTGAAACTGAGTGGGGCTAAGAATGTCGAGATTATCGCAGTCCTCTCTAAGCATGGTAGCGTGAAACCGCAGTCTGGTGATCTTCAAGGTCGGCTTGCCATGGTGAAAGTGGGTGATACCGTCCAGCTTGTCATAGATACGCAAGTTAAATAGCGACATAAAAATTGAAGTGGGTCTGCAAACGCAGACCCTTTTTATTGCCTGATGTTCCGCTACGATTAACTAGAAAAGACAGACATAAAAAAACCGGCTAATTGCCGGTTTTTTTATGCTCAACTCTCGAGCTAGATAAAGATTACTTAGACATGTACTCGATAGCGTTCTTGTAATCTTCATCGGTACAATCAGTACACATGCCACCTGGTGGCATTGCGCCTTTACCAGTTTTGATTGTAGATACTAATGTATCCATTCCTTGAGCAAGACGTGGCTCCCAAGCAGCAGCATCATGTGATTTGGGAGCGCCAGCGACACCCATGCTGTGGCATATGTGGCATGCCTTGTCGTATACAGCCTTACCTTCTTGTGCAAATGCGTTTGCAGACAAAGTCAAAGCAGCGACCGCAGTCATAGCTAACAATTTTTTCATGTTCGATGTTCCTAATGCAAGTTCTAACAAAGCTCAACGCCACCCTTATTACTCTCATCAATGAGTAAGGCAGACTATTTTTATACCTGCTCTAGAATACATTAAACTTCAACAAAACTCACCTTTTTGTGATTCCTATCAAAGCTTGGACACTATAAACACAACTAATAGCACAAATTAGATATTATATTAGCAAGGGTTAAAAAATGTTTATTGAGAAAAAGAAAAAGTTCAAAAATTCTGTTAAAAGGTTTCAATTATTGGAAGCACATCAAATTGCTGACACATAGAGCAAAGCAGTACTAAACCCCCTATTGTGATTGTGTTAGGATCCCTTGTGATTACTTAAGGCTTGATGTAGAGGACTCAGTGGTAGAACAGATGACAAAGACCCTAATTTCAGCCAAGGAATTGACCTGCATTCGTGAGGAGCGCATCTTATTCGATGAGCTTTGTTTCGACATTACTGAAGGTGAGATCGTTCAAATTGAAGGTCCTAATGGCTCTGGTAAAACCAGTCTACTTAGGATTCTCGCAGGACTTTCACGCCCCTACGCAGGCGATGTTCATTATAAGAATCAAAATATAAATCGTTATAGAGACGAATATAATGAGGACCTGCTCTACATAGGTCACCTCGCAGGTGTTAAGAGTGAATTAACCGCAGAGGAAAATCTTAACTTCAATTTAAGCATTAGTGGTTATAATGATTTCAATACTCAAGATATTCTCGCCAAAGTAAATCTAGCAGGCTTCGAAGAAGCACTCGCAGGACACCTTTCAGCCGGGCAACATAGACGTACGGCCTTGGCTCGACTCTGGCATACCGATTGTAAAATTTGGTTGTTAGACGAACCTTTTACCGCTATAGACAAGAAAGGTGTCGAAGAACTTGAGTATCTATTCCTTGAACACGCTAAACGTGGTGGATGTGTCATCTTGACGACACATCAAGATATGGGAATTATCGGAGACGATATTCTGCGAAAGATTAGCCTTGAATATCGCTTTGTATAAAGGTCAAAAAATGAAAAAAGGCATCAGCTTCAGACAAGCATTTTTTACACTACTAAAACGCGATCTACAGATTGCAATTCGTCATAAGGGCGACATATTTAATCCACTATTGTTTTTTATCTTGATAGTCACCTTATTTCCATTGGCTATAGGACCCGAACCGAAAATATTATCTCGAGTCGCCCCAGGCATTATTTGGGTCGCGGCCTTGCTAGCCTCTATGCTGTCCCTAGAGAGGTTGTTTAAGGCCGATTATGTCGACGGTAGTCTTGAACAGATGCTGCTCAGCCCACAACCTTTGCCTTTGATGGTTCTGGCAAAAGTGCTCGCTCATTGGATATTAACCGGAGTACCACTAATTCTGGTCGCGCCGCTTTTAGCCGTATTGCTTCATTTAGACGCTAATAGCTACGGCGCGCTGATGGCAACCTTAGCCTTAGGGACACCGGTGTTAAGTTTACTCGGGGCTATTGGCGTCGCGTTAACCGTAGGACTACATAAAGGAGGAGTGCTACTTAGCTTACTCATCTTACCTTTATATATTCCAGTATTAATCTTTGCCACGACAGCCATAGACGCTGCCGGGTTAAATCTACCTTATGATGGCCATCTCGCTATAATTGCAGCGATGTTGGTCGGTTCATTAACGTTAGCACCATTCGCAATTGGTGCATCTTTAAGAGTGAGTACTAACTGATATGTGGAAATGGCTACATAGTTACGCGGATCCAGAACGAGCGTATAACCTTTCTGGAAAACTCCTCCCTTGGTTCGCTATGTTAGCGATTGCGCTGATCGGTATAGGATCAGTGTGGGGATTAGCTTTTGCACCAAGTGATTATCAACAAGGTGACAGTTACCGGATCATCTTCATCCATGTTCCTGCAGCCTCTATGTCTATGGCCGCATATATGGGCATGGCAACGTCTGCATTTATCGGCCTGGTATGGCAGATAAAATCGGCAGACTGGGCCGCTGCAGCCATTGCACCAATAGGAGCCGTGATCACCTTTATCGCCTTAGTCACTGGCGCTACCTGGGGTAAGCCTATGTGGGGAACTTGGTGGGTATGGGATGCACGTTTGACAGCCGAACTAGTCCTCTTGTTTCTTTATCTGGGTGTTATTGCACTTTACGCCTCTTTTGAAGATAAGGTATTAGCTGCACGAGCCGCCGGTATTTTAGCTATAGTCGGTGTGATTAACATCCCGATTATTAAATACTCAGTTGAATGGTGGAGCTCACTGCATCAACCATCGACGATTAGAATTACAGAAAAATCGACTATGCCTACTGAGATGCTGTATCCATTGCTAATAAACATCTTAGGTTTCGGCCTAATGATAGGCGCTATAACCTTAATCCGTTTTAGATCTGAGGTTTTGGCACGCAACAGTATGCGACCTTGGGTTCGTACTCTAGCTAAAGCCCAAGGAGTTAAATAATGCAATTTGATTCATTGAGTGATTTTTTAAATATGGGTGGCTACGCCTTCTATGTGTGGCTAGCTTATGGTGTGACATTTGGTTCTTTAGGGATACTTGTCATACAGAGCATGGGACAGAAACGTAAAGTGTTGACTGAAATAGCAAAAAAGATTCAGCGAGAAGAACGCCTCAAAGAAAACCGGAGTAATAAATAGTGAACACAAGACGTAAAAAAAGACTCGCTCTAGCAGTAGCCTTAATTGGTGGTGTAGCCGCAATAGCATCACTATTACTGTACGCATTGAACTCTAACTTAAACCTTTTCTACACTCCGACAGAAATAGTACAAGGCAAAAAAGACACCGGCGTGTTACCTGAAATAGGCCAGCGCATACGCGTCGGCGGTATGGTGACTATGGGCTCTATGGTAAGAGATCCTGAAAGCTTACATGTTGAATTTGCCATCCATGATTCCTTAGGCGGTGAGATCATAGTAACTTATGACGATCTACTACCAGATCTTTTCCGTGAAGGCCAAGGCATCGTCGCTCAGGGTGTACTAATAGAAGGTGGCAAATTGCAGGCAACTGAAGTACTCGCTAAGCATGATGAGAACTACATGCCTCCAGAAGTAGCCGAAGCTATGGGACAGACCCATGAGAAGCTAGATTACAAAACAGAGCAAAAAAGCGGTTACTAAGACTTGCTGATTGAAAGGGCCTCTAACGAGGCCTTTTTTATACCTCTAAAACACCGTTAGAGAATAAATAGACTATAACTAGGTATATGCCTAGGAGATACTCAAGATGCGCCTGACAGTGCTCTTATTGCTTGTGATATATATCCTAGCTAGAGGAGAAGCCACTGCGGCATCGATTCTAATTATTGAGAGCTACCATAAAGAGTATGCTTGGGATGAAAGCTATAATCGTGGCATAAAATCGATTGTTGATGAGAGCAACACCTTTTCACATTTCTACATGAATACCAAAACTATCCCTACTGAACAGTTTCCAAAGCAAGCCAGCTTAGCCTGGCAGGCATACATCGAACAAAAACCTGACCTGGTGGTACTCTGCGATGACAACGCAATAAGCCTATTATCCCAGAAATTTGGACAGACTGATGTACCAGTTGTCTTTCTGGGACTCAATAGCAACCCTAGAGATTATGGTTTGACTAAGCTGTCAAACTTTACCGGCGTACTGGAGCGACCGATATTTAAACGTTCGATTATTCTAGCCGATCAAATATTGCCTAAAAAATCAGACAGAAAAATACTTGTAGTATTTGATGACAGTGAAACCTCTAAGGCCTCTATCGAGCCGATAAGCCCAAAGTTGAGCACTATAAACATAGGCAAGGTTAGTGTGAATTTCAGGCTGTTGAATAAATTTGTTGAATGGCAGCAGGCTGTCAGTAGCGCAAAAGAAGGTGGCTATGATGCGATCTTTGTCGGTCTCTATCACACCTTGCTAGATGCTGATAATCGGCACGTCTCCCCCGATGAAGTGATCCTTTGGACAAAGGAAAATTCTCCCCTACCCCACTTCGGTTTTTGGGATTTTTCAATCGGTGCACAGAGAAATATTGGCGGTTACGTCTTAGATGGCTATCTTCATGGCCAGCTAGCAGGGCAACTTATCTCACAGATCTTACAAGGCAAGAATCCAGATGATCTAACTTACGAATTCGATAGGAAAGGCAGCTATCTATTTAGCTTAGAAGGCCTTAAACGATGGCAACTAGTTTTACCCCCGAGAGTAAAAACCCAGAGTCACTGGACAAAATAAAGACATAAAAAAAGCCGGGCAAGCCCGGCTTTTTTGCAATGAAACCCTTAATTACTCAGCGTCGTCAGCTTCAACAGCTTCTGCAGCTTCAGGGCGACCTACTAGTTCAATATACGCCATAGGCGCTTTATCACCAGTACGTAGACCGCACTTAAGGATGCGGGTATATCCACCAGGACGTTCCTGATAGCGTGGACCCAATTCATTAAATAACTTACCTACGACTTCAGCGTCGCGGGTACGAGCAAATGCCAAACGGCGATTTGCAACGCTATCACTCTTAGCAAGCGTTATTAGAGGTTCAACTACGCGACGCAGTTCTTTCGCTTTAGCTACAGTAGTCTTGATCACTTCGTGACGGACTAAAGAGCTTGCCATGTTACGAAACATAGCTTGGCGATGACTGCTGTTACGGTTTAGTTGACGACCACTCTTACGATGGCGCATGACCTAATCCTTATTACCTTATCTGTACAAAATCTGGAGTTAAAGGTCGTCGACTAGGCTGGCTGGAGGCCAGTTTTCTAGACGCATACCCAACGACAGTCCGCGAGAAGCCAAAACATCCTTAATTTCAGTAAGAGATTTCTTACCTAGGTTAGGTGTTTTAAGCAGCTCAACTTCAGTGCGCTGAACCAGATCTCCGATATAATGAATCGCCTCAGCCTTCAAACAGTTAGCTGAACGTACAGTTAGCTCTAAATCGTCCACAGGACGCAACAGAATCGGATCGAATTCCGGCTTCTCTTCTTTCTGCTCTGGCTCAGTGACATCGCGAAGCTCCACAAACGCATCTAGCTGTTCAGCCAAGATGGTTGCAGCACGACGGATAGCTTCCTCAGGATCGAGAGTACCGTTTGTGGTCATATCGATAACGAGTTTATCTAAGTCAGTGCGCTGTTCAACACGTGCAGCTTCTACATTGTAGGCTATACGAGCGACAGGCGAGAAAGAAGCATCCACCAACAGGCGACCAATAGGACGATCATCGTCTTCGGTTTGTGCACGGGCAGAAGCCGGTACATAACCACGACCACGTTCTACACGGATACGCATGCTGATTTCATTGTTACCTGTCAAATGACAGACAACATGCTCAGGATTCATGATTGTAACATCACCATCATGGGTGATATCTGCTGCAGTAACAGGGCCTGCGCCTGACTTACTTAAAGTAAGCATAGCTTCGTCTTTCCCTTCGATCACTACTGCTAAACCTTTAAGGTTTAGTAGGATCTCAAGGATATCCTCTTGCACGCCTTCCTTGCTACTGTATTCATGCAGTACACCATCAATCTCTACTTCGGTTACCGCGCAGCCTGGCATAGACGACAATAGGATACGACGCAACGCGTTACCTAAAGTGTGACCGAAACCACGTTCAAGCGGCTCAAGTGTAACTTTGGCACGTGTTGGATTAACCTGCTCGATATCAACGAGACGCGGTCTAAGAAATTCTGTAACAGAACCCTGCATTGTGTCCTCTCTTTTGTGTTAACTTTACTTAGAGTAAAGTTCGACGATAAGCTGTTCGTTAATTTCCGCAGATAAATCACTACGCTCAGGTAGACGCTTGAAAGCACCTTCCATCTTAGTGTTATCAACTTCAACCCATGTTGGCTTTTCGCGTTGAGAAGCAACTTCCAAAGCAGCTACGATACGCGCTTGCTTCTTAGACTTCTCACGAATGCTAATTACATCATTCGCAGACACTTTGAATGATGGAATGTTAACAACGCTGCCATTAACCATAATTGACTTATGGCTAACTAACTGACGAGATTCAGCGCGTGTAGCACCAAAACCCATACGGTAAACAACGTTATCAAGACGGGTTTCTAAAAGAGTAAGCAGGTTCTCACCTGTGTTACCTTTTTGACGTGCAGCGTCTTTGTAGTAGTTACGGAATTGCTTTTCTAGCACACCGTAAGTACGACGAACTTTTTGTTTCTCGCGTAGCTGAACGCCATACTCAGACAGACGGGTCTTACGAGCGCCGTGTTGTCCAGGTGCAGTATCAAGCTTACACTTCGAATCGATTGCTCTCACGCCGCTTTTTAGGAAAAGGTCTGTACCTTCTCTGCGGCTGAGCTTGAGCTTTGGACCCAAGTATCTTGCCATGTTCTTTCTCCAACTATCCTATTTAAAAACGACGAATTAAACGCGACGTTTCTTAGGAGGACGACAACCATTATGAGGGATAGGCGTCACATCGGTAATGTTAGTTATCTTATAACCAACCGAATTCAGTGCACGAATCGCAGATTCGCGTCCTGGACCTGGACCCTTTACAAAAACTTCAAGGTTTTTAACACCGTAATCCTGAGCGGCAACACCTGCACGCTCAGCAGCAACCTGTGCAGCAAAAGGAGTAGATTTACGTGAACCACGGAAACCTGAACCACCTGAAGTTGCCCAAGACAGTGCATTACCTTGACGATCAGTAATGGTAATAATTGTGTTGTTGAAAGACGCATGGATATGAGCCATACCATCAGCAACCTGTTTACGTACACGCTTACGCGGAGAACGTGACGGACTTTTAGCCATATTGGATTACCCCGTTACTTTCTGATTGGTTTACGTGGACCTTTACGCGTACGCGCATTAGTCTTAGTACGTTGCCCACGAAGGGGCAGGCTACGACGGTGACGTATTCCACGGTAACAACCAAGGTCCATAAGACGCTTGATGTTCATAGAAACTTCACGACGC
Coding sequences:
- the ccmA gene encoding cytochrome c biogenesis heme-transporting ATPase CcmA encodes the protein MTKTLISAKELTCIREERILFDELCFDITEGEIVQIEGPNGSGKTSLLRILAGLSRPYAGDVHYKNQNINRYRDEYNEDLLYIGHLAGVKSELTAEENLNFNLSISGYNDFNTQDILAKVNLAGFEEALAGHLSAGQHRRTALARLWHTDCKIWLLDEPFTAIDKKGVEELEYLFLEHAKRGGCVILTTHQDMGIIGDDILRKISLEYRFV
- the ccmE gene encoding cytochrome c maturation protein CcmE produces the protein MNTRRKKRLALAVALIGGVAAIASLLLYALNSNLNLFYTPTEIVQGKKDTGVLPEIGQRIRVGGMVTMGSMVRDPESLHVEFAIHDSLGGEIIVTYDDLLPDLFREGQGIVAQGVLIEGGKLQATEVLAKHDENYMPPEVAEAMGQTHEKLDYKTEQKSGY
- the ccmI gene encoding c-type cytochrome biogenesis protein CcmI; this encodes MTTLWIFIALFVLVSLVLIWFPHFRQHKMLQTEEAGVRKQTNLELFNNRLIILENELEEELLDQQEFDVLKKELEISLLQDMKQGEDESLVNKIKPKGLIWPTLMSVVIIGLSGYFYATLGAYAKLDQPAPASPHAGMDAEQIMQQRLEMMEAQVKSEPENSQLLFSLGHIYISASRYNDAIATFDQAMELVGTHAELLGPKATAMYYRANQQMTPAIQAIIDQSLALDPEDPSTLLLKGMDAFFTAHYQIAIDAWQVILDSERKDVDRSAIINAIDSARMRIQAETSEIPDDAAHASVKATTKSVNVEVSVSDELAAQVASSDMLFIFARSTEGPKVPLAAIKVSAKSLPTTITLDDSTSMGGDVKLSGAKNVEIIAVLSKHGSVKPQSGDLQGRLAMVKVGDTVQLVIDTQVK
- a CDS encoding heme ABC transporter permease, which translates into the protein MWKWLHSYADPERAYNLSGKLLPWFAMLAIALIGIGSVWGLAFAPSDYQQGDSYRIIFIHVPAASMSMAAYMGMATSAFIGLVWQIKSADWAAAAIAPIGAVITFIALVTGATWGKPMWGTWWVWDARLTAELVLLFLYLGVIALYASFEDKVLAARAAGILAIVGVINIPIIKYSVEWWSSLHQPSTIRITEKSTMPTEMLYPLLINILGFGLMIGAITLIRFRSEVLARNSMRPWVRTLAKAQGVK
- the rpsK gene encoding 30S ribosomal protein S11; the encoded protein is MAKSPSRSPRKRVRKQVADGMAHIHASFNNTIITITDRQGNALSWATSGGSGFRGSRKSTPFAAQVAAERAGVAAQDYGVKNLEVFVKGPGPGRESAIRALNSVGYKITNITDVTPIPHNGCRPPKKRRV
- a CDS encoding heme lyase CcmF/NrfE family subunit, whose translation is MIPELGHLSLIIGLAFAFLLASVPLIGVARKDQYLVRYAWPLTYGMFFFIFLSVIVLGYSFAVDDFSVAYVAHHSNSQLPIFFKIAAVWGGHEGSLLFWVFALSGWTAAVAYFSKSLEEVFTARVLSVLAFIVIGFALFMVLTSNPFERLFPIPMEGRDLNPMLQDVGLIFHPPMLYLGYVGFSVSFAFAISALMGGSLDSAWARWSRPWTLAAWVFLTGGISLGSWWAYYELGWGGWWFWDPVENASFMPWLIGTALLHSVIVTEKRAAFRNWTVLLSITAFSLSLLGTFIVRSGVLTSVHSFAADPSRGMFILLLLGLAVGGSLTLFAFRASQMKSPARFDLWSKETMLLICNILLTVACGTVLLGTLYPLLIDALNMGKISVGPPYFNAVFVPIILVLFVFMGIGPNIRWKKAKPGAMKAKVLVPAAVATTVGVAAPFLADGKFNIWVVLGIGTATWVTLMTLRAGYDLIKSKDGSLSLARLGRSQLGMIIAHLGIAVSVVGGTIVSNYSIEKSVRMGPGISQELAGYTFNYIETKNVVGPNYTALQGQIEVSKDGEFITLLKPDRRQYNVRTMDMTEAGIDWGLFRDLYVTMGDPISRTEFAVRINYKPFVRWLWFGSIFMMVGGFFAASDKRYRTKKAPQTSKLDAEKEKLATA
- a CDS encoding c-type cytochrome, whose translation is MKKLLAMTAVAALTLSANAFAQEGKAVYDKACHICHSMGVAGAPKSHDAAAWEPRLAQGMDTLVSTIKTGKGAMPPGGMCTDCTDEDYKNAIEYMSK
- the ccmB gene encoding heme exporter protein CcmB — translated: MKKGISFRQAFFTLLKRDLQIAIRHKGDIFNPLLFFILIVTLFPLAIGPEPKILSRVAPGIIWVAALLASMLSLERLFKADYVDGSLEQMLLSPQPLPLMVLAKVLAHWILTGVPLILVAPLLAVLLHLDANSYGALMATLALGTPVLSLLGAIGVALTVGLHKGGVLLSLLILPLYIPVLIFATTAIDAAGLNLPYDGHLAIIAAMLVGSLTLAPFAIGASLRVSTN
- the ccmD gene encoding heme exporter protein CcmD, giving the protein MQFDSLSDFLNMGGYAFYVWLAYGVTFGSLGILVIQSMGQKRKVLTEIAKKIQREERLKENRSNK
- a CDS encoding DNA-directed RNA polymerase subunit alpha, which translates into the protein MQGSVTEFLRPRLVDIEQVNPTRAKVTLEPLERGFGHTLGNALRRILLSSMPGCAVTEVEIDGVLHEYSSKEGVQEDILEILLNLKGLAVVIEGKDEAMLTLSKSGAGPVTAADITHDGDVTIMNPEHVVCHLTGNNEISMRIRVERGRGYVPASARAQTEDDDRPIGRLLVDASFSPVARIAYNVEAARVEQRTDLDKLVIDMTTNGTLDPEEAIRRAATILAEQLDAFVELRDVTEPEQKEEKPEFDPILLRPVDDLELTVRSANCLKAEAIHYIGDLVQRTEVELLKTPNLGKKSLTEIKDVLASRGLSLGMRLENWPPASLVDDL
- a CDS encoding ABC transporter substrate-binding protein, which gives rise to MRLTVLLLLVIYILARGEATAASILIIESYHKEYAWDESYNRGIKSIVDESNTFSHFYMNTKTIPTEQFPKQASLAWQAYIEQKPDLVVLCDDNAISLLSQKFGQTDVPVVFLGLNSNPRDYGLTKLSNFTGVLERPIFKRSIILADQILPKKSDRKILVVFDDSETSKASIEPISPKLSTINIGKVSVNFRLLNKFVEWQQAVSSAKEGGYDAIFVGLYHTLLDADNRHVSPDEVILWTKENSPLPHFGFWDFSIGAQRNIGGYVLDGYLHGQLAGQLISQILQGKNPDDLTYEFDRKGSYLFSLEGLKRWQLVLPPRVKTQSHWTK
- the rpsD gene encoding 30S ribosomal protein S4; this encodes MARYLGPKLKLSRREGTDLFLKSGVRAIDSKCKLDTAPGQHGARKTRLSEYGVQLREKQKVRRTYGVLEKQFRNYYKDAARQKGNTGENLLTLLETRLDNVVYRMGFGATRAESRQLVSHKSIMVNGSVVNIPSFKVSANDVISIREKSKKQARIVAALEVASQREKPTWVEVDNTKMEGAFKRLPERSDLSAEINEQLIVELYSK
- the rplQ gene encoding 50S ribosomal protein L17 encodes the protein MRHRKSGRQLNRNSSHRQAMFRNMASSLVRHEVIKTTVAKAKELRRVVEPLITLAKSDSVANRRLAFARTRDAEVVGKLFNELGPRYQERPGGYTRILKCGLRTGDKAPMAYIELVGRPEAAEAVEADDAE